The Mustela erminea isolate mMusErm1 chromosome 18, mMusErm1.Pri, whole genome shotgun sequence genome has a window encoding:
- the EVPL gene encoding envoplakin isoform X1, which yields MFKGLSKGSQGKGSPKGSPAKGSPKGSPSKHSRAATQELALLISRMQANADQVERDILETQKRLQQDRLHSEQSQALQHRQEVGRSLKEAEVLLKDLFLDVDKARRLKHPQAEEIEKDIKQLHERVTQECAEYRALYEKIVLPPDVGPRVDWARVLEQKQKQVCEGRYGPGMAELEQQIAEHNILQKEIEAYGQQLRNLIGPDAATIRSQYRDLLKAASWRGQSLGSLYTHLQACTRQLSALAQQQQSILQQDWSDLLADPEGVRREYEHFKQHELLNQEQSVNQLEDDGERMVELGHPAVGPIQTHQEALKMEWQNFLNLCICQESQLQHVEAYRRFQEEADSVSQTLEKVNSSLDTQYSPAPGAPPGAPTELLQQLEAEKKQLVVAEKTIKDLHRRSQQVAPLPQRRNPPQQPLHVDSICDWDSGEVQLLRGERYLLMDNTDQHTWVVQGPGGETKRAPAACFCIPAPDPEAVTRASKLASELQALKQRLDTVQSHLAASATQPLQTGQQAPTGSAPADPQAQKLLKQMTQLDGDLKQIEKQVLAWARAPLSRETPLQDLEGRIQSHKDTAQRLQGLGAEKEAAQRECEAFLSAQPVGPSALNLPVTLNSVKNKYNDVQVLCNLYGEKARAALGLERQIQDADRVIRGFETTVAQEAPIPAGPGALQDRVSELQRLRRELLERQACVLGLHRELKATEHACGALRNNFHEFCQDLPRQQRQARALTDRYHAVGDQLDLREKMLQDVGLTYQQFKNCRDNLSFWLEHLPRAQVRPGEGPSQIAYKLQAQKRLQQEIQGREQDRALVSRLSQDLQAALQDYELQADTYCCSLETTEAGSAPKRARVAPLQESIRAQEKSLTKAYTELAAAHQQQLRQLEFARKMLEKKELSEDSQVTHGAQQGSAGPARAGRESEALRSQLEEERKRVAQVQQQLQEQRDQLLQLRTQRPVERLEEKEVVELYRDPQLESSLSRARSQLEDEGKKRASLQADLEAAAQKVVQLESKRRAMQPHLLTKEVTQIERDPGLESQAAQLSGEIQHLRGENAAVSARLEALKKELLALERKAPSVKEKVVVKEVVKVEKDLEMLKAAQALRRQVEEDAGRRKAAADAAAQLQARIRELERAIGAVEPKVIVKELKTVEQDPGLLEEASRLRGLLEEAGSRDAALARELEDLRAKCSALEKQKPKVQLQERVHETFQVAPETQREMARLRAQLQETAGRRSRAEQEVEGLLPDLAALRARKPTVEYKEVTREVVKHERSPEVLREIDRLKAQLNELVNGSGRAREQLIRLQGERDEWRRERSKVETKTVNKEVVRHEKDPVLEKEAERLRQEVREAAQKRRAAEDAVHELQNRYLLLERRRPEEKVVVQEVVVTQKDPKLREDHSRLSRSLDEEAGRRRQLEREVQQLRAAVQERESLLSFREDRSKKLAAERELRQLTLRIQELEKRPPVVQEKIIMEEVVKLEKDPALEKSTEALRQDLDQEKTQVTELHRECKNLQVQIDVLQTTKSQEKTIYKEVIRVEKDRVLEGERSRAWEALNRERAARQSREEDVRHLRERLDRAEALGRTWAREEAELHKARDQADQERRQLRQELRELERQKQQKVLQLQEEAELLNQKTESERQKAAQRGQELSQLEAAILCEKDQIYEKERTLRDLHAKVSREELHQETQTRETNLSTKISILEPDTGKDMSPYEAYKRGVIDRGQYLQLQELECDWEEVTTSGPCGEESVLLDRKSGKQYSIEAALRCRRISKEEYHLYKDGHLPISEFALLVAGETKPSSSLSIGSIISKSPLASPAPQSPGFFSPSVSLGLADDSFPIAGIYDTTTDNKCTIKTAVAKNMLDPITGQKLLEAQAATGGIVDLLSRERYSVHKAMERRLIENSWTQRLLNAQKAFTGIEDPVTKKRLSVGEAIQKGWMPQESVLPHLQAQHLTGGLIDPKRTGRIPVPQAVLSGMISEELAQLLQEEASYEKDLTDPISKERISYKEAMGRCRRDPLSGLLLLPATLEGYHCYRPASPRLLRCRR from the exons ATGTTCAAGGGTCTGAGCAAAGGCTCCCAGGGGAAGGGGTCCCCTAAGGGCTCCCCGGCCAAGGGCTCTCCCAAGGGCTCCCCCAGCAAGCACAGCCG GGCTGCCACCCAGGAGCTGGCCTTGCTCATCTCCCGCATGCAGGCCAATGCCGACCAGGTGGAGAGGGACATCCTGGAGACCCAGAAGAGACTGCAGCAG GACCGGCTGCACAGTGAGCAGAGCCAGGCCCTGCAGCACCGGCAGGAGGTGGGCCGCAGCCTGAAGGAGGCCGAGGTGCTGCTGAAGGACCTCTTCCTGGATGTGGACAAGGCCCGGCGCCTCAAGCACCCGCAGGCCGAGGAGATCGAGAAGGA CATCAAGCAGCTACACGAGCGGGTGACCCAGGAGTGTGCCGAGTACCGTGCCCTGTACGAGAAGATAGTGCTGCCGCCCGACGTGGGGCCCAGGGTGGACTGGGCGCGCGTGCTGGAGCAGAAACAG AAGCAGGTCTGCGAGGGCCGGTACGGGCCGGGCATGGCGGAGCTGGAGCAGCAGATCGCTGAGCACAACATCCTGCAGAAGGAGATCGAGGCCTACGGGCAGCAGCTCCGGAACCTCATTGGGCCG GACGCAGCTACCATCAGGAGCCAATACCGGGACCTCCTG AAGGCGGCCTCGTGGCGCGGGCAGAGCCTGGGCAGCCTGTACACGCACCTGCAGGCCTGCACGCGCCAGCTGAGCGCCCTGGCCCAGCAGCAGCAGAGCATCCTGCAGCAGGACTGGAGCGACCTCCTGGCGGACCCCGAGGGCGTGCGGCGGGAGTACGAG CACTTCAAGCAGCACGAGCTGCTAAACCAGGAGCAGAGCGTGAACCAGCTGGAGGACGACGGAGAGCGCATGGTGGAGCTGGGCCACCCGGCTGTGGGACCCATCCAG ACCCACCAGGAGGCCCTGAAGATGGAGTGGCAGAACTTTCTGAATCTGTGCATCTGTCAGGAGAGCCAGCTGCAGCACGTGGAAGCCTACCGCCGG TTCCAGGAAGAGGCCGACTCGGTCAGCCAAACCCTGGAAAAGGTGAACTCCAGCCTGGACACCCAGTACAGCCCAGCCCCTGGAGCGCCCCCTGGTGCCCCCACAGAGCTGCTGCAGCAGCTGGAG GCGGAGAAGAAGCAGCTGGTTGTCGCAGAGAAGACCATTAAGGACCTGCATCGGCGGAGCCAGCAGGTGGCACCTCTGCCACAGCGCAGGAACCCGCCCCAGCAGCCCCTGCATGTGGACAGCATCTGCGACTGGGACTCAGGAGAA GTGCAGCTGCTGCGGGGTGAGCGGTATTTGCTGATGGACAACACTGACCAGCACACCTGGGTCGTTCAGGGCCCAGGTGGGGAGACCAAACGTGCCCCAGCCGCCTGCTTCTGCATCCCGGCTCCGGACCCTGAAGCCGTGACCAGAGCCTCCAA GTTGGCCTCGGAGCTGCAGGCCCTGAAGCAGAGACTGGACACAGTCCAGAGCCACCTGGCGGCCAGCGCTACGCAGCCCCTACAGACTGGCCAGCAGG CTCCCACTGGCTCAGCCCCAGCAGACCCACAGGCCCAGAAGCTCCTGAAGCAGATGACCCAGCTAGATGGAGACCTGAAGCAGATAGAGAAGCAGGTGCTGGCCTGGGCCCGAGCCCCGCTGAGCCGCGAGACACCCCTGCAGGACCTGGAGGGCCGCATCCAAAGCCACAAG gacacaGCCCAGCGGCTGCAGGGCCTGGGAGCGGAGAAGGAGGCAGCCCAGCGGGAGTGTGAGGCGTTTCTGTCTGCCCAGCCCGTGGGCCCCTCTGCCCTGAACCTGCCCGTGACCCTCAACAGTGTCAAGAACAAGTACAACGACGTGCAGGTTCTCTGCAACCTCTACGGGGAGAA AGCCAGAGCTGCCCTGGGGCTGGAGCGCCAGATCCAGGACGCGGACAGGGTCATCCGAGGCTTCGAGACCACCGTGGCGCAGGAGGCCCCCATCCCCGCCGGCCCGGGCGCCCTGCAGGACAGGGTCAGCGAGCTGCAG cGCCTGCGGAGGGAGCTGCTGGAACGGCAGGCCTGCGTGCTGGGGCTGCACCGGGAGCTGAAGGCCACTGAGCATGCGTGCGGCGCCCTGCGGAACAACTTCCATGAGTTCTGCCAAGACCTGCCTCGCCAGCAGCGCCAGGCGAGGGCCCTCACCGACCGCTACCACGCTGTGGGGGACCAGCTGGACCTGCG GGAGAAGATGCTGCAGGATGTCGGCCTCACCTACCAGCAGTTCAAGAACTGCAGGGACAACCTGAGCTTCTGGCTGGAGCACCTGCCCCGCGCCCAGGTGCGGCCCGGCGAGGGGCCCAGCCAGATCGCCTACAAGCTGCAGGCACAGAAG AGGCTGCAACAGGAGATCCAGGGCCGAGAGCAGGACAGGGCCCTGGTGTCCCGCCTCTCCCAGGACCTGCAGGCAGCTCTGCAG gaCTATGAGTTGCAGGCAGACACCTACTGCTGCTCCCTGGAGACCACCGAGGCAGGGTCAGCTCCCAAGAGAGCCCGCGTGGCTCCGCTGCAGGAGAGCATCCGGGCGCAG GAGAAGAGCCTGACAAAGGCCTACACGGAGCTCGCGGCTGCCCACCAGCAGCAGCTGCGCCAGCTGGAGTTTGCCAGAAAGATGCTGGAGAAG AAGGAGCTCAGTGAGGATAGCCAGGTGACCCATGGCGCCCAGCAGGGGTCTGCGGGCCCAGCCCGAGCAGGGAGGGAGTCAGAGGCCCTGAGGTcgcagctggaggaggagaggaagcgGGTGGCCCAGGTgcagcagcagctgcaggagCAGAGGGACCAGCTGCTGCAGCTGAGGACACAGCGGCCCGTGGAGAGGCTGGAAGAGAAGGAGGTGGTGGAGCTCTACCGGGACCCCCAGCTAGAGAGCAGCCTGTCCAGGGCGCGGTCCCAGCTGGAGGACGAAGGCAAGAAGCGGGCCAGCCTGCAGGCAGACCTGGAGGCCGCGGCCCAGAAGGTCGTCCAGCTGGAGAGCAAGAGGAGGGCCATGCAGCCTCACCTGCTGACCAAGGAGGTCACCCAGATCGAGAGGGACCCCGGTCTGGAGAGCCAGGCGGCCCAGCTCAGCGGCGAGATCCAGCACCTGCGCGGGGAGAACGCCGCCGTCTCGGCCCGGCTAGAGGCGCTGAAGAAGGAGCTGCTGGCCCTGGAGCGGAAGGCGCCGAGCGTGAAGGAGAAGGTCGTGGTGAAGGAAGTGGTCAAGGTGGAGAAGGACCTGGAAATGCTCAAGGCAGCCCAGGCCCTGAGGCGGCAGGTGGAGGAGGACGCGGGGCGGAGGAAGGCGGCGGCCGACGCGGCCGCCCAGCTGCAGGCTCGCATTAGGGAGCTGGAGCGCGCCATCGGCGCCGTGGAGCCCAAGGTGATCGTGAAGGAGCTGAAGACGGTGGAGCAGGACCCGGGCCTCCTGGAAGAGGCGTCCAGGCTGaggggcctcctggaggaggccGGGAGCAGGGACGCGGCGCTGGCGCGGGAGCTGGAGGACCTGCGCGCCAAGTGCAGCGCGTTGGAGAAGCAGAAGCCCAAGGTGCAGCTCCAGGAGCGCGTGCACGAGACCTTCCAGGTGGCCCCCGAGACGCAGCGGGAGATGGCGCGGCTCCGGGCGCAGCTGCAGGAGACGGCGGGCAGGAGGAGCCGTGCCGAGCAGGAGGTGGAGGGGCTGCTGCCCGACCTGGCCGCGCTCCGGGCCCGGAAGCCCACGGTGGAGTACAAGGAGGTGACCCGGGAGGTGGTGAAGCACGAGCGGAGCCCCGAGGTGCTGCGGGAGATCGACCGCCTGAAGGCCCAGCTCAACGAGCTCGTCAACGGCAGCGGGCGGGCCCGGGAGCAGCTCATCCGGCTGCAGGGGGAGCGCGATGAGTGGCGGCGGGAGCGGTCCAAGGTGGAGACCAAGACGGTGAACAAGGAGGTGGTGCGCCACGAGAAGGACCCGGTCCTGGAGAAGGAGGCCGAGCGGCTGCGCCAGGAGGTGCGAGAAGCCGCCCAGAAGCGGCGGGCCGCCGAGGACGCCGTCCACGAGCTGCAGAACAGGTACCTGCTGCTGGAAAGGAGGCGGCCCGAGGAGAAGGTGGTGGTGCAGGAGGTGGTGGTCACCCAGAAGGACCCCAAGCTCCGCGAGGACCACAGCCGGCTGAGCCGCAGCCTGGACGAGGAGGCGGGCCGGCGGCGGCAGCTGGAGCGCGAGGTGCAGCAGCTGCGGGCGGCCGTGCAGGAGCGGGAGAGCCTGCTCAGCTTCCGCGAGGACCGGAGCAAGAAGCTGGCCGCCGAGAGGGAGCTGCGGCAGCTGACCCTCAGGATCCAGGAGCTCGAGAAGCGGCCTCCCGTGGTGCAAGAGAAGATCATCATGGAGGAGGTGGTCAAGCTGGAGAAGGACCCAGCTCTGGAGAAGTCCACGGAGGCCCTGCGGCAGGACCTGGACCAGGAGAAGACGCAGGTAACAGAGCTGCACCGGGAGTGCAAGAACCTGCAGGTCCAGATCGACGTCCTCCAGACCACCAAGTCGCAAGAGAAGACCATCTATAAGGAGGTGATCAGGGTGGAGAAGGACCGGGTGCTGGAGGGCGAGCGGTCCCGGGCGTGGGAGGCGCTCAACAGGGAGCGCGCGGCCCGCCAGAGCCGGGAGGAGGACGTGCGGCACCTCCGGGAGCGGCTGGACCGGGCGGAGGCGCTGGGTCGGACCTGGGCCCGGGAGGAGGCTGAGCTCCACAAGGCCCGGGACCAGGCGGACCAGGAGCGCCGGCAGCTGCGGCAGGAGCTGCGGGAgctggagagacagaagcagcagaaagtgctgcagctgcaggaggaggcagagctgcTGAACCAGAAGACGGAGAGCGAGCGCCAGAAGGCGGCCCAGCGGGGCCAGGAGCTCTCGCAGCTCGAGGCGGCCATCCTCTGCGAGAAGGACCAGATCTATGAGAAGGAGAGGACCCTCCGGGACCTCCACGCCAAGGTGAGCAGGGAGGAGCTCCACCAGGAGACCCAGACGCGAGAGACCAACCTTTCCACCAAGATCTCCATCCTCGAACCTGACACCGGCAAGGACATGTCCCCGTATGAGGCCTACAAGAGGGGCGTCATCGACCGAGGCCAGTACCTCCAGCTCCAGGAGCTCGAGTGCGACTGGGAGGAGGTCACCACCTCGGGCCCCTGTGGCGAGGAGTCCGTGCTCCTGGACCGCAAGAGTGGGAAGCAGTACTCCATCGAGGCCGCCCTGCGCTGCCGGCGCATCTCCAAGGAGGAGTACCATCTCTACAAGGACGGCCACCTCCCCATCTCCGAGTTCGCGCTGCTCGTGGCCGGGGAGACTAAGCCCAGCTCCTCACTCTCCATTGGCTCCATCATCTCCAAGTCCCCGctcgcctcccccgccccccagagccCCGGCTTCTTCTCTCCCAGCGTCTCTCTCGGGCTCGCCGATGACAGCTTCCCCATCGCCGGCATCTATGACACAACCACAGACAACAAATGCACCATCAAGACGGCCGTGGCCAAGAACATGCTGGACCCCATCACCGGGCAGAAGCTGCTGGAGGCCCAGGCGGCCACCGGGGGCATCGTGGACCTCCTCAGCCGGGAGCGCTACTCCGTGCACAAGGCTATGGAGAGGAGGCTGATCGAGAACTCCTGGACGCAGAGGCTGCTCAACGCCCAGAAGGCCTTCACCGGCATCGAGGATCCCGTCACCAAGAAGAGGCTGTCGGTGGGCGAGGCCATCCAGAAGGGCTGGATGCCGCAGGAGAGCGTGCTCCCGCACCTGCAGGCGCAGCACCTGACCGGGGGGCTCATCGACCCCAAGAGGACCGGCCGCATCCCTGTCCCCCAGGCCGTGCTCTCCGGAATGATCAGCGAAGAGCTGGCTCAGCTCCTGCAGGAGGAGGCCAGCTACGAGAAGGATTTGACAGACCCCATCTCCAAGGAGCGCATAAGCTACAAGGAGGCCATGGGGCGCTGCCGGAGAGACCCCCTGAGcggcctgctgctgctccccgcCACGCTGGAGGGGTACCACTGCTACCGCCCCGCCTCGCCCCGGCTGCTGCGCTGCCGGCGCTGA